One segment of Triticum aestivum cultivar Chinese Spring chromosome 2A, IWGSC CS RefSeq v2.1, whole genome shotgun sequence DNA contains the following:
- the LOC123191643 gene encoding uncharacterized protein, with product MYICVQTLVLGSVPSFFSHPAAATLPHPPQDPLTSDRSNRPAPHHLLLHPQLPSSARSSPSISFLSVLPRVASRSRNPCFLSCFPRPAASSTSACIPVGLWPCSNVVGAPNQEASAPCRQMKLCSRHAQRLPGSSLQPSVRSVSCRTSPDHFIHGAVLASSRSGGFERQVLAVQELQPRPTASEWVPDRPELVCFASL from the exons ATGTATATATGCGTCCAAACCCTAGTCCTAGGATCTGTCCCATCATTCTTTtcccatcccgccgccgccacaCTCCCGCATCCACCTCAGGATCCTCTCACATCGGATCGATCCAATCGACCAGCGCCACATCACCTCCTCCTCCATCCACAGCTGCCCTCCTCTGCTCGTTCTTCCCCAAGCATCTCCTTCTTGTCGGTGCTTCCCCGCGTAGCAAGCAGGAGCCGCAACCCCTGCTTCCTCTCGTGCTTCCCGCGCCCCGCCGCGAGCAGCACCAGCGCCTGCATCCCCGTCGGCCTTTGGCCCTGCAGCAACGTCGTCGGAGCACCGAATCAGGAGGCTTCTGCACCATGCCGTCAAATGAAGCTTTGTAGCCGCCATGCCCAACGCCTCCCAGGGAGCTCCTTGCAGCCTTCCGTCCGCTCCGTCTCTTGCCGGACCTCGCCG GACCACTTCATCCATGGCGCCGTCCTCGCCTCGTCTCGATCCGGTGGATTCGAACGCCAAGTCCTTGCCGTCCAGGAGCTCCAACCTCGCCCTACCGCATCCGAGTGGGTTCCCGACCGGCCGGAACTCGTCTGCTTCGCAAGTCTTTGA